The sequence tgaccaaactaagccattatataaagtcattcactaaaataatatatttttctaaaattttacaaatctagtataaacgtatttcacagtaacgttttaggatatattttatttttaaaaaattgatgacgtcaGATTGATatgtaagtaacgttttactcctaaaatgttGCTATGAGTctcgttttaggagtaaaacgttactgaaaataatgttttaggagtaaaatattacttacagtaacgtacatcaacctaatgctgttagtttttttaaaataaaatataccctaaaacgttaccgtgaaatacgtttatactagttttgtaaaattttagaaaaatatattactttgataaattgttttatataatgacttagtttggttaaaaattcCCCAAATTACGTCATTAGAAAAGTATTACTTCATATTGAAACAAGTACATTGATCCTTTTTTATGTTCTTGAAGACATtcaaaagaatacaaaaaaaacgATATAGATCATACACCTGTGCAACGCACGGACAGTGACAATATCGTTTACTATTattgaaatagaaaattataagaCTATAACGTTACTAATTAGCCTGGAATGGTATTATCGTACTTAGAACATGATGCTTGTTGAAGCTTGAGTGATGAGCTGAAACCTATATTCCTTCTTACAAGGTCAAATACCAATAGGTTCTCTTCCATTTGATGTCCTCCTATAACAATCGATGGTTCCCATGTTTGGTCTTGTCCCACAAACGCTAAACACATAACATCCTTACTAACTTGTACCACTGAATTTGTCCCATAAAGTCTCCAAAACGCACTCGGCTTATGCAACACAAAATCTATCACAGGAACATCTGGTCCAACGTTGctacttttaatgtttttcgAACTAAAGCAAAGTCCATATGGTTTCATTGGAGGCTCTACAATTGTCACATTCTTAGGAAGCGCCTTGATGAAAGCAGTTTTAAAAGCATCATAAATGGTAGTGTGTAAAATTGTAAAAGGTGTAGCTGTGCTTATTCTTGTCCCAGCAACTccatttttcttattaataGATAACAATGTTTTATTCAGTGGAACGTCTTGCCCCGCGATTCGAATGGATGAAACTTGGATATAGTACTCTTCAGATGTAACAAATCCACCCCTTGTATTTGCGATAAGTTTGGTGTAGAGAATATCGTTGGAGATATCGATCTTTTTAGTATTGTAAACATTATATGGACCAGAACCGATGAATATAACCCCACGAGATTGTGTAGATGAGCTCAAACATATACCAAACTTTTTGGTGAATCTAGAGTCTAAAGCAAGTTGATTGGGAATGGAAACTGGACTTTCACGTCCAAAACCTGCAACTCCTGGTAAGAAATGATacaattcaataattaaaaaatgtttatattttaaaaaaaaaactaaataaaatagttttaaaaaattgaaattcctGAAGTacatgtgtgtatatatgtatatatctaattaaataaaaggaaaaaggtaTAAAtcgtccaaaaaaaaattgtatggtTGTACTTCTAAGGTTCATTCAATAATGTggaatataacaaaaaaaaaataaaagaagataaaatacatacatataaatttaatttaacaattaacCAAGTATATGagacaattttaaattttttaagtaaGACATTCAAACACACAATATATGATTCAATACCTGTGACTCCATTTGCGAATTGTCTCATCATATCTTGATCAAGAAGGCAAGAGAAAATAAAGCGTGGCCATGTTAGAGGAACACCAGGAGTAGAACCAATAGTCAATACATCCTCAGCAAGTTCAGCGCGATCGTGAAACGAATTAATCAATGGATTTTCACCCCAAATGTAACAAGTATTATTGCTACATCCAGGTTGCACTTGAGGTTTGAATATGCAATCCCCACAGGCATGTGACTTGGCAAAAGTGCATTGCGTCGAATTACACACTGCTGGTTTGTAAGTTGAACTTTTGTAACCTTTGTCACAATCCACCCATAAACTTCTACCACCAAGATTGATTAAGAGTTTTATGGGGATTAAAGGAGTTCTTTGACCCACTTCTATAGTGTATTCTAGGGTTGATGCATCTTTAGTGACTGGAATGTATAGTACTTCACTTGAGCATTGAAAAATATTGAGTAGAAGTAACAAAAGAAGCATAGGTAAAGGAAGTTTGAATGTCACCATGCTAGCtagacaaagaaagaaaaagaagcaaATGGTATAATTAGGCCAatgataaattattagtatGGAGTTGCAAATTTATAGTAAGAGATGGAAGCATTAGACAAGTATAGTGTATATGGATTCTTTTGTTTATTTCCGTTGACATTTAATGAAGCTCTATAATGGTTCCTTACTTTTTATTCTTTCGAGTCCATTTTAGATGTcgtattttatcaaaaatagttcaatttagaaaattaaaatgaaattaataacaaaaattttaatttgataattattcaataaatataaagagaaattattatgattaaaagAAAAGTAGTAATAGAtcaaaatacaaaatcaaattaaattaccTTTTAATTAATGCTTTCTGTGTGCAAAATGGATAGAAGAGCGTATATCATCACAAGTCAAAACTTTGACTTTGAATGAAATCTAGTCAGCATGGAGTTATCTCATGCACATGGCCAGATTTATACGCGTATTTGAGATTCTTGATGTTGACACCTTATCTCAATTGGCAAAcgtaaatttaattaatatgttgaatacttagttttttattttcatttatcgatttttgatatctatattgatttttgattattttgaatttgtacCCTATAGTGCCCattcgggggggggggggggggggctgaGGNNNNNNNNNNNNNNNNNNNNNNNNNNNNNNNNNNNNNNNNNNNNNNNNNNNNNNNNNNNNNNNNNNNNNNNNNNNNNNNNNNNNNNNNNNNNNNNNNNNNNNNNNNNNNNNNNNNNNNNNNNNNNNNNNNNNNNNNNNNNNNNNNNNNNNNNNNNNNNNNNNNNNNNNNNNNNNNNNNNNNNNNNgggggggggggggggagggggctGAGGGCTGCACCTTAACaaaaaatttttatattcagGCTCAAGCTAAAAGCCTCTGATTAAGAAAGAAACAGCCTCGTCCAATAGTTATCGttgaatatgtatattttcattGCGCATTTGTGTTATTATGGGTTCAAAACTCATAGTACTTAATAGTTATTGAAAGTAGTAGAGTTAACTATAccaaattttaagtttttcaaaatatcCTTTTTAACAAAAATGGTGGGAGGGGCCATCTATATTTTCATCGCATTTGgccatatattttttaaataatatttgagaaaaattgataaatagtgTTAAATTCATACAATTTGTCATTAttggtaaatattttaaattctgaaatactagtttttttttagtatttgggccaatctcattatttgagatcttttgaaaattaaaattttagacCAAACTTTTATCTCttacaaaaacaccctctaTAGTATTAGTTTGCGTTTgtattacaaatttttttacGTGATCACCGAAGTAGTGATAAAATATTCAGTGAATATAAAAGCAATGATATggttgttgaaaaaaatgatgaacaatcgACTTAGGGTAACAAAATCATGTGTTTTGTCTAGTTCACAATCTATGGAATGATGCTTGTTGCACTCCAAATTACCACATTACTCTAGTGTCACGAACACTCCTTGTTATTTGTTGTAATGAAAATCAATCAacttataatacaaatttatgattagttttgatagtttttaaaatttatggtatatataaaaagtgaaatataattCTCAACCTATGGTCAAACACATAGCCAAATTTCactcaaattttcatcaaataatatttgccaagaatagTTGAAAATCTATTGTCAAACGCTAGCTTAGTATTTCTGCTCAAAAGATAAATCTAGTTAACCACTACCAGTATTGATGTACTAGGAGTAGTTGTTGGTACCGTTATATgagaaaatagataaaaagaCGACTCCATTTTGTATCTGTGTGCGGTAACAAAATGTGTGCAGAATGCAGATCTTGTTTTatcgattaaaaaaaaatgattaaatttgtaACATGGTTTAAAGTACAAATGGATTGAATTGATAGATTTAGAGGACCTTTTTAGGCAGAGGCAAACTCAGGTTTTGAATACTCCGAGCACCAATATTAAGCGGGATAAAAAATCAGGTCGCGTGGGTGTATGTACGCGTTACTTAGCTTGTGCCAGCAGTACAAAACACCCTTTTTATGCTTTTTACGGGGCActgttaattatatttattttgtatcgTGATGGGTCTTCCCCTGCTTTTAGGTAAATGCTCATCCTTAATCATTTTTAGAGGGATTGTGGAGGCACAACGCAATAACAAAGTGCAAATTATCTAGGATAAGAACATAAAACGATACAATTAGTCATGCAATGCACGGGCATCGTCCATCTAGTTTATTATCGAAatagaaaattacatatatagaaTAGAGGGGCTTAGCCTAGAATTGTATTGTCATACTGAGAGCATGATGTTTGTTGAAGCTGAAACCAATCTTCTTTTGTGGAAGGTCAAATATCAATAGGTTCTCTTCCAATAGATGTCCTCCTATAACAATTGATGGTTcccttttttcattttgtttcacAAATGCTAAACACATAATATCCTTACTAACTTGTACCACTGAATTTGTTCCATAAATCCTCCAATACGCACTAGGTTTATGCAAAACAAAATCTATCACAGGAACATCTGGTCCAACGttagtaattttaatgtttttcgaACTAAAGCAAAGTCCAAATTGTTTCATAGGAGGCTCTACAATTGCCACATTCTTTGGAAGAAAGCAGTTTTAAAAGCATCGTAAATGCTAGGGTGTAAAATTGTGTAAGGTGATTCTGCAATGTTTTATTTAGTGGAACTTGTTGTCCCGTGATTTTGATGGATGAAACTTGGATATAGTACTCTCGAGTTACCAAAAATGCATTTTTATTTGCGATTAATTTGGTGTAGAGAATATTGTTTGATGTGTCGATCTTCTTAGGATTGTAAACATAATATGATGAAGATAACTCCAGGAGATGTTGTAGATGAACTCAAACAAATACCAAACTTCTTGGTGAATCTAGAGTCTAAAGCAAGTTGATTGGGTATGGAAATTGGACTTTCACGTCCAAAACCTGCAATTCCTGACAAATGAAATGAATTCCTGAAGTTTAGGTTTCAATATGCAGTCACCACAGTAATTAGGATCGGAATAAGTGCATTGTGTGGATTTACATACACCAGGTTTGTAAGTTGAACTTTTGAAACCTTTGTCACAATCCACCCATAAACTTCTACCACCAAGATGGACTAAAAGTTGTTGGGTAcatagcaagaattgatgggaaataaagggaagaagaggaatttgaaaagttgagaacttgaagagttgagaacttgaaaagtcctcttatgctttaatgaaaagacatttgtccctcatcggtgatgaaaagaaaaatagggaagtttaaatacataaacactcctattaattctccatgatctgattgctgaagatgtggtagtaaatgaagcttttcaagtggctgcaatgatcgaaaagttgcctccttcgtggaacgatttcaagaattatctaaaacACAAGCttaaagaaatgaagcttgaagatcttgtgattcggctcaagattgaggaagataacaaaaaCGCCGAAAAGAAGTCGCGTAAGATATTATGCGATATTTTTGCTTTTTGAACTCATATTTCACACTCCCTcaataatttatgtgatatttttgcTTTTTGAAGTCAAGTTGAGAAATTTAAAGCtgaattgaattaatttaatgtaataTTTTAAGCGTTagatttaaatataaaaaagtaacataaaagatattataaatttagttCTTCTCGTTTTATattaataagataaaaatataatttcaatattgatcaaaatttatataatatgaatCTAATTTGTTATCATTTAATGTTTGTGCTTTAACAAAACAAATACTTTTCGAATATGGAGAATTGTCAAAGTTATATTTTAAGTGAATCTAATAgatataaagttgaattaaaattaCGTGAATAATtttaagagttcattgatgaattaAATCTTTCATTTTTGATAGATCGTTTCATCATCACAAAACACATGGTTAAATGCGACTTATAGAGCTTCATAAATTGCAACGTGATTCATCATTTAACATAGAATCAATTTTATTAGGGACGGATCTAGAATTCAttcaagaaatttgaaaaataaaatataaacgtgcgaaaaaaataaaaagatacaaTTCCAAGGTAGtaataatatatagtttaattAAAGGGACAAAAGTTAGTTTCGTTACAAAAAGACTTTTTAACTTAAGCTAAAAGAAGAAATGTTCACAATGAGATTCAAACCATGGACGTGAGGGTCAACTTTAAATGAATTTTTCACAGTTCCACTATGTTATAGATTGCTTCTTGTTCACGAGAAGtgtcaaaaattaatatatctacaaaaatacaaagttactttatatataatatataattttttatcaaaaagatTTGAGTGAACCCAAAAACCCACATGGTTCCGCCCTTGGATTTCATGTCTCTTTATATTGACTAATAAATAAcctaaaaggaaaaatttaaaaatgttgtTAAACTAGATGATGTGATGTGGGGTTATCCATTTCATTGTCATCACTTTATCTTATCATATTAAATACATGTCATGTGGACCATCTATCTAGAAGGTGTCATCAAAAGAATAACTTTTTAATGGTCaagttttaatttgtatattactTGAGAACTATAAATGATCATTACTTtcgttaagaaaaaaaatataacaaagctTGGAATAAATTATGCTCCCTCTTTGcttctaattaatttagtttataaatataagtttgttaaactagttattttataacataaaacaATTGTATaccatataataattttaatatgaatatataactCCATCAAATTGTGTTCTTCACCAATTGTTTttgacataataataataataataggatAATGCTTCCAccattccttttctttcttcatttggaCGAAATCATTAACTGGCAGGCAATATCTATTAATTATGTGTATCTATAGTCAATGTTCATAGATCCTTGAATTCTTACACCCCAACTTGTATATACTAAAATTcaataaacaatatattataaagATTTATGCTTTCTTTCAGCTTTCGTCTTGTCCCTTGGCTAATAAAATAAACGTCATGtcataaatcatcaataatCATATTACATCACTATAAATCAAGATGCTACATCTTCAAATTCTACTCACTCCATCCATAACGTTACAATGGTTACCAAAATAAATTGTCTATCCTTGTTTCTCTCTTTGATCCTCTTATTTTCCCTCTCCTTCGCGAAAACGCCTCCGCGACCTCGAGCTTTTCTTCTTCCAGTAACCAAAGATGCATCCACTAAACAATTTGTCACAACCATTAACCAAAGAACACCCCTTGTCCCAGTCAAACTTACCATCGATCTTGGTCAACGATTTTTATGGGTTGATTGTGAAAAAGGTTATGTTAGTTCATCTTATAAACCCGTCCCATGTGGTTCTATTCCTTGTAAACGTTCTTTATCGGGTGCATGTGTTGAATCATGTGTAGGTCCTCCTTCACCAGGGTGCAACAATAACACTTGTTCACATATTCCTTATAATCCACTTATCCGTACTAGCACGGGTGGTGAACTTGCTCAAGATGTTGTTTCACTTCAATCAACCGATGGCTCGAATCCTCGTAAATACTTATCAACAACAAATGGAGTAGTATTTGATTGTGctcctcattctcttcttgaaGGACTAGCAAAGGGTGTTAGAGGCATTCTTGGCCTTGGAAATGGTTATGTAGGATTTCCTACTCAACTAGCTAATGCTTTTAGTATACCTCGAAAATTCGCTATATGTTTGACTTCATCCACAACCTCTCGTGGTGTTATCTTCTTTGGTGATAGTCCTTATGTTTTTCTTCCTGGAATGGATGTCTCAAAAAGACTTGTTTACACTCCACTTCTCAAAAACCCTGTTAGTACATCAGGGTCATATTTTGAAGGGGAGCCCTCAACGGATTATTTTATTGGAGTGACATCTATCAAAGTTAATGGTAATGTTGTGCCAATAAACACCACATTGTTGAACATAACCAAAGATGGCAAAGGTGGAACAAAAATTAGTACTGTTGAACCTTACACAAAATTAGAGACTTCGATTTACAATGCCTTAACAAAGGCATTTGTTAAATCGCTATCTAAGGTTCCAAGGGTGAAACATGTGGCACCTTTTAAAGTGTGCTATAACAGAACTAGTTTGGGAAGTACTCGCGTTGGCCCTGGTGTTCCACCCATTGAACTAGTGTTGGGAAACAAAAATGCTACTACATCTTGGACTATTTGGGGTGTAAATTCTATGGTGGCGGTGAATAATGACGTGCTCTGTCTTGGATTTGTGGATGGAGGAGTTGAATTTGAACCAACAACTTCTATAGTCATTGGAGCACATCAAATTGAAGACAACCTTCTGCAATTTGATATTGCTAATAAAAGGCTCGGTTTTACTTCATCACTCTTATTTGGTCAAACAACATGTGCCAACTTCAACTTTACATCCAAACCTTGATGAAATATAAGAGCTGTGCTTTTATGTAATTTTAGATTCaaataaatgtttcttttattttcaaaggACAGAGTTATCAAGAATAAATGCATTCGACTTTGTTTGGTTTTTGAATGTAGTCCCATTGGTAtcaattaggaaaaaaaaagtctCTGTTAAATGTATTCGACTTTTGCAATTTGACATTGCTAACAAAAAGTTGGGATTTACTTGTTCACTCTTATTTGATCAAACAACATGTGCCAACTTCAACTTTACATCCATGATGGtaaaagcaaaaacaaaaagttttgcTTTTGTAATTTTAGAGTCAAATaattgtttcctttttattttcctaaAGGATGGAGTTGATCTAGAATACATGTATCTGATCGACTTATTGCTTGTATATATcaacactttgtttggatggttgttacccgttgtattgtattgtattgttagtttaaagaaaatgtttgttttgattattctttaaattttgttatgtaGTATCGTTAAACTCATCGTTAGATCAAttgaaaaatctcattttataTAATGATCGATTTAGTGTGATTGCATTTTcacattaattttttcttcacatttgtctttacttatttttataattatcttaTAGTATCGTTTTTCCTCCCTATTTTGACAGTAGTTCTAGGTTTTACCCTACTTTACTTGCTAGTTTATCCTTCAGATTGTTGATGTATGACATTATGTAATGACGGAGAACGATACAATCTATCAAGTAAGGTCAAGGGGGACGCGAAGGTGTTCACCCAACACTACAAGAAATCAGGGTTTTTCTTTTGGCGACTTAAGTTGCTAAAAACTCCTAAAATCACCACTAAATATTATTAGTGTCGAGCTTTAGGCCGTGGCAAGTTCCTTCATATCTGAAAGTTATGAGTGACGAGTTTTGGATGTTGCCACTAAGGGTGTGTTTCAAtataaaggaaaatgttttttagaaaatatttttcaattttctcgatcatgtttgattggttggcttaaatattttgaaaactattttccaaatcagcttattttcattaaatttaagGATATCATGATTCTCAATTAGAAACTTGACTCTCAACCTCGATTTGGGATATAACTCTCAAGTTTCGAATTGAATCGGGGTTGGATCTTGAGTTAGAATTGGAAGTCGAATTTTGGGGTTGGATTGCATTGCAAAAGTTGGATCTCGAGTTGGATGTTGCGGTTGGAAGTTGAGATTGGGTCTTGGGTCGGGTTCAAGCTCGGCTGTCCGGATCGTGGCCTGATTCGGGTTAGGTATTGAGATCGTGTCCTGATTCGGGTCATGGTCATGATTGGGTTCTAGTTTAAATGTCGAGTCTCATATCAGAAATAGAAATCAGGTTCCAAATCCGATGTCGTTGTCAGATGTACTATCAATTATTGAGGTTGACTTTTAGGGTAGactctatttttctaaaaagtat comes from Solanum pennellii chromosome 1, SPENNV200 and encodes:
- the LOC107013054 gene encoding basic 7S globulin-like; this encodes MVTFKLPLPMLLLLLLLNIFQCSSEVLYIPVTKDASTLEYTIEVGQRTPLIPIKLLINLGGRSLWVDCDKGYKSSTYKPAVCNSTQCTFAKSHACGDCIFKPQVQPGCSNNTCYIWGENPLINSFHDRAELAEDVLTIGSTPGVPLTWPRFIFSCLLDQDMMRQFANGVTGVAGFGRESPVSIPNQLALDSRFTKKFGICLSSSTQSRGVIFIGSGPYNVYNTKKIDISNDILYTKLIANTRGGFVTSEEYYIQVSSIRIAGQDVPLNKTLLSINKKNGVAGTRISTATPFTILHTTIYDAFKTAFIKALPKNVTIVEPPMKPYGLCFSSKNIKSSNVGPDVPVIDFVLHKPSAFWRLYGTNSVVQVSKDVMCLAFVGQDQTWEPSIVIGGHQMEENLLVFDLVRRNIGFSSSLKLQQASCSKYDNTIPG
- the LOC107014312 gene encoding basic 7S globulin-like: MVTKINCLSLFLSLILLFSLSFAKTPPRPRAFLLPVTKDASTKQFVTTINQRTPLVPVKLTIDLGQRFLWVDCEKGYVSSSYKPVPCGSIPCKRSLSGACVESCVGPPSPGCNNNTCSHIPYNPLIRTSTGGELAQDVVSLQSTDGSNPRKYLSTTNGVVFDCAPHSLLEGLAKGVRGILGLGNGYVGFPTQLANAFSIPRKFAICLTSSTTSRGVIFFGDSPYVFLPGMDVSKRLVYTPLLKNPVSTSGSYFEGEPSTDYFIGVTSIKVNGNVVPINTTLLNITKDGKGGTKISTVEPYTKLETSIYNALTKAFVKSLSKVPRVKHVAPFKVCYNRTSLGSTRVGPGVPPIELVLGNKNATTSWTIWGVNSMVAVNNDVLCLGFVDGGVEFEPTTSIVIGAHQIEDNLLQFDIANKRLGFTSSLLFGQTTCANFNFTSKP